A window from Citrus sinensis cultivar Valencia sweet orange chromosome 3, DVS_A1.0, whole genome shotgun sequence encodes these proteins:
- the LOC112497060 gene encoding GDSL esterase/lipase At1g71691 isoform X5, translating into MVNIFFRIIFSFLLVMLLLLLLMNDKVALGQDGDPVGSTQGGGGREMVPALFIFGDSLIDNGNNNNLSSFAKANYYPYGIDFNGGPTGRFSSGYTMVDEIAELLGLPLIPAYSEASGAQVLHGVNYASAAAGILDITGRNFVGRIPFDQQIRNFQNTLDQVTDNLGASDVSNAIARCIFFVGMGSNDYLNNYLMPNYNTKNQYNAQQYADLLVSEYSRQLTTLYNLGARKFVLAGLGRMGCIPSILAQNQMDRCSEEVNQLVMPFNANVKTVINNLNANLPGARFTFIDIARMFEDLLTNYRSYGFSVIDRGCCGIGRNGGQITCLPFQTPCANREQYVFWDAFHPTEAVNIMFGRKAFYGDQSVVYPMNIQQLASL; encoded by the exons atggttaatattttcttcaggattatcttttctttcttgcttgtgatgctgctgctgctgctgctcatGAATGATAAAGTGGCGCTAGGGCAAGATGGGGATCCCGTGGGATCAACACaaggaggaggaggaagagAAATGGTGCCTGCCTTGTTCATTTTTGGAGATTCACTTATCGATAATGGCAACAATAacaatctttcttcttttgccAAAGCAAATTATTACCCCTATGGTATCGATTTCAATGGTGGCCCAACTGGCCGCTTTTCTAGCGGCTACACCATGGTCGATGAAATTG CTGAACTACTGGGACTTCCTCTGATTCCTGCATACTCTGAGGCTTCCGGTGCACAAGTGCTTCACGGAGTCAACTATGCTTCTGCTGCTGCTGGAATCCTCGACATCACCGGAAGAAACTTC GTAGGTCGCATACCGTTTGATCAACAAATAAGGAATTTTCAGAACACACTTGATCAGGTCACTGATAATCTCGGAGCAAGTGATGTATCAAATGCAATTGCAAGatgtatattttttgtagGAATGGGCAGCAATGACTACCTAAACAATTATCTCATGCCCAATTACAATACCAAAAATCAATACAATGCTCAGCAATATGCTGATCTTTTGGTTTCAGAATACTCAAGACAACTCACA ACCCTTTACAATTTGGGAGCAAGGAAATTTGTGTTGGCCGGATTAGGAAGAATGGGATGTATTCCAAGCATTTTGGCTCAAAATCAAATGGATCGCTGTTCAGAAGAAGTGAATCAACTTGTTATGCCTTTTAATGCAAATGTGAAGACTGTGATTAACAATCTTAATGCCAATCTTCCTGGTGCAAGATTCACCTTCATTGACATTGCCCGCATGTTTGAAGATCTCCTCACCAATTATAGATCATACG GATTCAGTGTAATAGATCGAGGGTGCTGTGGCATTGGACGAAACGGAGGCCAAATTACATGTCTTCCATTCCAAACACCATGTGCAAATCGAGAACAATACGTTTTCTGGGATGCATTTCACCCAACAGAAGCTGTGAACATTATGTTTGGAAGAAAAGCTTTCTATGGTGACCAGAGCGTTGTTTATCCCATGAACATCCAGCAGCTTGCCAGTCTTTAA